CAAAAAAGCCGTCGTGGCGATGCGAACGGGACAATTAAGCGGCATCCCTATTCACTTTGTTTGTGGAAAAAGGCAGCTGAGGCGCACTGGAGAACGTCAACAGCCCGATCCACTTTCAGCTGCCTATGCCCCACCGGCCGACCGATCGACTCGTAGATGAGGCCGGCGGCGTCGGCTTGTTTCGGGTCGTAGCAGTTGCGCCCGTCAAGCACAATTGGCCGATTCATCAGCGTCTTGTAACGGTGAAGGTCAAATTGCAGCACAGCCGGCCATTCGGTGAAAATGAAACAAACATCCGCGCCGCGAATGGCTTCCTCCATTGTCTCGCAACAAACAACCGCATCGCCAAAACGGCGCGAGACATGACCGAGGGCGGCCGGGTCCCAGACGCGCACGTCGGCTCCTTCGGCAATGAGCCGTTCGATGTTCGCCAATGCCGGCGATTCGCGCACATCGTCAGTGCCGGGCTTGAATGCGGCGCCCAGCACGGCTGCTGTTCGACCGCTGAACACACCAAGGTGGGCGCGCGCTTTCTCGAACAGTTTCCATTTCTGTTTTTCATTGACGTCCATCGCCGCCCACACGGTTTTGAGCGAATAGCCATGGGAGGCAGCCAACGCATAAAGCGCCTTCGTATCTTTCGGCAGGCAAGAGCCGCCATAGCCGACGCCGGCGCGCAAAAAGCGGCGGCCAATGCGCGGATCCATGCCGATTCCTTCCGCCACCGCCTGAATGTCGGCCCCTACCAACTCGCATACGTTGGCGATCTCGTTGATGTACGAAATTTTCAGCGCCAAAAACACATTGGCAGCGTACTTGATCATCTCTGCGCTTTTGCGGTCGGTGACAACGTACGGGAGCGCAAACGGGGCGTAGAGGTCCTTCATTATCCGCTCAGCTCTCTCCGATTCGACGCCTAACACAATGCGCGGCGCCTGCAACGTATCGCGCACCGCCGTTCCTTGTGACAAAAACTCCGGATTGGAAACGACATCGATACGCACCCCGCCGCGTCCGTGTTCCGCCAAAAAGCGAGCCGCTTCGTCTCCCGTACCGACTGGCACGGTCGATTTGATGGCCACAAGGCAGTCGCGTTCGGCCGACGCGGCGATGCGGCGCAGCGTTTCCCATACGTCATCGAGCTTGACCGATCCGTCCGGCAGCGGCGGGGTGCCGACCGCGACCATGATCACTTCCGCCCATCGATACGCTTCCGCATCGTCTGTGGTAAAGCGAAGGCGGGCGCTGTTCCGTTGGATGAGCGGTTCGAGCCCCGGTTCATAAATGGGGACGATTCCTTCATTCAACCGCCGAATTTTTTCCTCATTGACATCCACGCATATGACATCATGACCTTTATCAGCCAGGCAGGCGGCGGTCACAAGCCCAACATACCCCGCCCCGGCGATCGTGATTTTCATCGTTCCTCACACCTTTTTGATCCATTGCGCTATCGTCGCTTGTTCTCATTATAGCGAATCGCCTGGGGATTTTCATTGTTTTCGCCTAGCCGCTGAGTTCACCGGTTGTGCTCTGCGGCCAAAAGAAAACCGGGAGGAGCCACCCCCCGGTTGCGCGGCGTGTTTCCGTTTGCTTGATGACGGCCGATTGATCACAAAAACGAACAGACCGCCGATCAACGATTTCTCCACCATCATTCCTTATTCAAAATAATGCCGAACCGCATCCGCAATCGCGGTCGTCACCGCTTCCTGATAGTCGTCTGTCGCCACCGTCGCCGCATCTGTGCGGTTGCTTACATAGCCGAGCTCAAGCAATACAGACGGTCTGTCGTTTTCCCGCAGCACGTAATAGTCGCCAAACGCAACGCCGCGGAAAGGCAGTGCGGCCAATCGGGAAAGCGGGTCTTCGAATGATTGCGCTAAGCCGTAATCGGCAAAACGGTCGTAATAATAAACGGTGATGCCGCTCGCCTGTTGGTCATCTGCGCTGTCATAATGCAGGCTGATAAACGCATCCGCTTGATACAGGCGCGCCATCGCCACGCGCGCGGACAGCGGCACATACTCATCGCTAGAGCGCGTCAGCACGACGCGGGCGCCGTAAGATTGCAACTTGTTTTTCAGAAGCTTGGCGGTTTCCAACGTCAACTCCTTTTCCTTGATGCCATCGACACTTTGGGCCCCGCCGTCTTTGCCTCCGTGGCCAGCGTCAAGAACGATCGTTTTTCCGGCCAGCGCCTGAACAGGACCGCGCGTCCAGCTGTCTACATAAAGGCGGGAGTCGCTAGGCGCGATGGCTGAAAGCAGCGAGCGGTCAGCCGACTGGGGCGCTTCCGCTTCCTTTTCATTAGCTTGTCCACCCTTTACCTGCACATATGCGGATGACACCCACCCATCAAGCCCTGTTTGGGAGGCAATTTTGTACCATCCCGGTTTCTTTTCCACAATCTCGACCTCTTCACCACGGACAAGGCGTCCGACGCGCGCTGCCTTCAATGACGGCTCAGCCCGAACGTTGAGCGAACTGGCGTTGACGATTCCGGTTTGATGCGAAATCGATGACTCCCGAGCCGCAGTGAGGTATGCTGAAGACACCCAGCCGATCGCACCGTCTGCGATCACTTCCGTCCATTCCCCATCTTCCTTGATGACCCATACCGTTTCTCCCCGCGCCAAATGCCCGATAATTCGCCCATCTCGGCTCGGCTCTTGTCGAAGGCGGAGTCGGTTTTCTTGCACGACGGCCGTCTCTTTTGCCAACGCGACGTACCGCGCGGCGATCCACCCGGTTCGATTCGGTTTCCACTCGATGTTCACCCATCCATCCTTGACCTCGATCAGCCGATACGCCTCGCCGCGGTGAACGTTCGCCAATGGACGGTATGGCACCCCCGGCCCTTGGCGGACATTCACCTGATCCGCCGTCACCACCGCCAACTGAGCGGTTTTCCCACTCTCCCCTTTCGCCCCCACCGGCCAAGCAGCCGCAGCCAGCCATAGCAAACAAAACAACAGGGCGAGCCATGTTCCTCGCCTCATGCGCATTCCCTCCCCCGTTGTCTCCAATTTGTCTACTATATCGTTCGCGCACAACGGGGAATTTCCTATCTGTCACTTGGGAAAACCGCTCGACAAAACTAGCGGGGCGGCATCCATCAACCGACAATAGCTCTCCTTTTTCTGCATGATGCCTCTTCACACGACAACGGCAGCCACAACGCGCAACCCAGTCGAACCATCCAGCTACGGCCGACATACCACCATCGCTTCTCTAACCGATGTCCGAATGGATAAGCCGTCCCCATGAAGAAACACGCAGAAGCGCCAAAAGCGCTCCGTGCTCCAACGGGAGACGGTGTCCTTTGTCGCGCTGGAACCATTCAATGACGCGCATTCCATTGGGAAAACGGTGAATGAACAAGCACCAAAGTGTTTCAAAAAATCCAAAATATTACAAATACTTCATACCCTCTATTTTTTGGTAAAACGTCCGTCTCGCCACTGCTTGTTCGTTGTAAGACAGCGATTCATCCAAAAATCGCTGCACCATTTGCGACAGCTCATATTTTTGGCCAAAAAAGCGGCGCTGGCGCACCCGTTTGATTTCATGATTCTGCTGTTTGTTCATGCAGCACTTCTTATACTTTTTCCTACTTCCACACGGGCATGGGTCATTCCAGCCGATCGACATGCGTCATCCTCCTCTCCCATCTTTCTTTTTTCAATATTTCCATCAATAATGTTTAAATTCTACTATGGACAGGATAAACTACTATTACTGTAGATGAGCAAATTCACTGACATAAATTGACAACTAAACAAAAAAGGAGACATGAACCCGATTCCTTGGTTAGAATAGATGTACCACCAACTATCCACAAGGAGGTTCATGTCTCATGAATAGATTAGCACATCACCAAGGAATCCACAAGTTTTTCTTCACGCTGGGGTTGACGCTGCAGCTTTCCAAACCGGTCATCAAGCATCTCATTCATATTGTCGATGCCTTGACCACCAAGGGATTCTCGGGAACATTGACTGATATTCATTACTGGAGCTTTCATCCGAATCATCGAACGACGCTCAGTCACTTTTTCACGAAAAGCCCTTGGAACGAGGAAAGGCTGCTTGGGAAGCTTCAAGAGTGGATCCTTTCCCAGGTCGAACGACTGGCCAAACGGAAGAATCAACCCCTTTTTGTTTCGATTGATGATACGATTTGCCAAAAAACGAAGCCTTCGTCACGGGCTGCGCACGCCATTCAAGGGTGCGACTGGCACTACTCGCATAAAGATCATCAATCGGTCTGGGGGCATTCGCTCGTTTGGCTGATGGTGCACACCTTCACGCAGGCGTTCCCATTTGCGTTCCGCCTGTATGACAAGAAAGCGGGAAAAAGCAAGATCGACCTGGCGATCGAGATGCTTTCCTCGCTCAAGGTGAAGCGGGCTCAGCCGGTGTATGTGCTCATGGATTCGTGGTATCCGTCCAAAAAGCTCATTGAAGCCTGCTTGAAACAGGGATTCCATGTCATCGCGATGCTCAAGACGAACCGGATTCTCTACCCGAAAGGCATCGCCATCCAAGCCAAGCAGTTCGCCCGCTATATCGAGTCCAAAGACACCCGCCTCGTCACGGTGGGGCAGGAGCGTTATCGCGTGTATCGCTATGAGGGGGCCATCCATGGCCTCGATGACGCGGTGGTGCTGCTGGCTTGGAAGGCGGATCAGCCGCTGACGCCGGAACATCTTCATTGCATCTTGAGCACCGACCGGGAACTCGGGGACGAAGACATCTTGCGTTACTACGCCCAGCGCTGGACGATCGAGTGCTTTTTCCGGCAGGCGAAAGATCAACTGAAGCTGGATGGATACCGCGTTCGCCACATTCGGGCGGTGAAACGGTATTGGGCGGTGGTGCTGTTGGCCTGCGTGTACAGCATCGCCGAATCCCGACAAAACCTCTCCACCGGGCTGGAGCTTCTTCGGTCGCGGAAAGACCACAGCGTCGTCGAGTTCATTTATGACGCTGCGAAGCAAGATATTCCCATTGATGTGATCAAAAAACAGCTCCGTATCGCGTAAGGGGTACCCTGTTTGTCTCTCTAACCATGGAAATTATTGTAATGAAAAATGCTCATCTACAGTACTATTATACAAAACGTTTATCCGAAAGGAGACGAGGGCTATGAACCCCGACAATCTTGCTAAACTGATCGACGAATTGTCTGCCATGTTCCATCCG
Above is a window of Geobacillus thermoleovorans DNA encoding:
- a CDS encoding UDP-glucose dehydrogenase family protein, translating into MKITIAGAGYVGLVTAACLADKGHDVICVDVNEEKIRRLNEGIVPIYEPGLEPLIQRNSARLRFTTDDAEAYRWAEVIMVAVGTPPLPDGSVKLDDVWETLRRIAASAERDCLVAIKSTVPVGTGDEAARFLAEHGRGGVRIDVVSNPEFLSQGTAVRDTLQAPRIVLGVESERAERIMKDLYAPFALPYVVTDRKSAEMIKYAANVFLALKISYINEIANVCELVGADIQAVAEGIGMDPRIGRRFLRAGVGYGGSCLPKDTKALYALAASHGYSLKTVWAAMDVNEKQKWKLFEKARAHLGVFSGRTAAVLGAAFKPGTDDVRESPALANIERLIAEGADVRVWDPAALGHVSRRFGDAVVCCETMEEAIRGADVCFIFTEWPAVLQFDLHRYKTLMNRPIVLDGRNCYDPKQADAAGLIYESIGRPVGHRQLKVDRAVDVLQCASAAFFHKQSE
- a CDS encoding N-acetylmuramoyl-L-alanine amidase, which translates into the protein MRRGTWLALLFCLLWLAAAAWPVGAKGESGKTAQLAVVTADQVNVRQGPGVPYRPLANVHRGEAYRLIEVKDGWVNIEWKPNRTGWIAARYVALAKETAVVQENRLRLRQEPSRDGRIIGHLARGETVWVIKEDGEWTEVIADGAIGWVSSAYLTAARESSISHQTGIVNASSLNVRAEPSLKAARVGRLVRGEEVEIVEKKPGWYKIASQTGLDGWVSSAYVQVKGGQANEKEAEAPQSADRSLLSAIAPSDSRLYVDSWTRGPVQALAGKTIVLDAGHGGKDGGAQSVDGIKEKELTLETAKLLKNKLQSYGARVVLTRSSDEYVPLSARVAMARLYQADAFISLHYDSADDQQASGITVYYYDRFADYGLAQSFEDPLSRLAALPFRGVAFGDYYVLRENDRPSVLLELGYVSNRTDAATVATDDYQEAVTTAIADAVRHYFE
- a CDS encoding SEC-C metal-binding domain-containing protein is translated as MSIGWNDPCPCGSRKKYKKCCMNKQQNHEIKRVRQRRFFGQKYELSQMVQRFLDESLSYNEQAVARRTFYQKIEGMKYL
- a CDS encoding IS701 family transposase yields the protein MNRLAHHQGIHKFFFTLGLTLQLSKPVIKHLIHIVDALTTKGFSGTLTDIHYWSFHPNHRTTLSHFFTKSPWNEERLLGKLQEWILSQVERLAKRKNQPLFVSIDDTICQKTKPSSRAAHAIQGCDWHYSHKDHQSVWGHSLVWLMVHTFTQAFPFAFRLYDKKAGKSKIDLAIEMLSSLKVKRAQPVYVLMDSWYPSKKLIEACLKQGFHVIAMLKTNRILYPKGIAIQAKQFARYIESKDTRLVTVGQERYRVYRYEGAIHGLDDAVVLLAWKADQPLTPEHLHCILSTDRELGDEDILRYYAQRWTIECFFRQAKDQLKLDGYRVRHIRAVKRYWAVVLLACVYSIAESRQNLSTGLELLRSRKDHSVVEFIYDAAKQDIPIDVIKKQLRIA